Proteins from one Malaya genurostris strain Urasoe2022 chromosome 2, Malgen_1.1, whole genome shotgun sequence genomic window:
- the LOC131430392 gene encoding uncharacterized protein LOC131430392 produces MAMSEAAAAANLAYGKNNAGAVDTTTGAIVNSENQNVTGHSCRTCKQADNSRMVQCDDCDSWHHFTCVGVSDEVEYNDWYCNKCASVRLLKEKQKYTGTKSKKFSAKPAEEEDKKKVIPRKLKEKPKKQIENVQTRNVQVSVSMPDGRLSKASSVKSTASRKSTKAVLELKLRKLQAEQTLLDERRKLLDKQYSVMKELSELQIEQEDENNDVYHNSKVNDWLSENPTQQVSVHTDSEESGDSFLEEDSDRNSETFENSTDDAGSDEASVSKRSFKPEFLSTPKKGKSRHKSNKHFTVTGSNQISCRKRPQK; encoded by the coding sequence ATGGCCATGTCtgaggctgctgctgctgccaacCTTGCCTATGGTAAAAACAATGCCGGTGCGGTTGACACTACTACTGGTGCTATTGTTAATTCCGAGAATCAAAACGTTACTGGTCACAGCTGTCGAACGTGTAAGCAAGCTGATAATAGCAGGATGGTGCAATGTGACGATTGTGATAGCTGGCACCATTTCACTTGTGTTGGTGTTTCTGACGAAGTGGAATATAACGATTGGTATTGCAACAAATGCGCATCCGTTAGACTACTGAAGGAAAAACAGAAGTACACTGGCACTAAATCgaagaaattcagtgccaaacccGCGGaggaagaagacaagaagaaggTTATACCTAGGAAACTTAAAGAAAAGCCTAAGAAGCAGATTGAAAACGTTCAAACACGAAATGTCCAAGTTTCAGTATCGATGCCAGATGGAAGACTGAGTAAAGCCAGTTCTGTAAAATCAACAGCGTCTAGAAAATCCACAAAGGCCGTGTTAGAACTAAAACTTCGAAAACTCCAAGCCGAGCAAACGCTTCTGGATGAAAGGCGAAAATTGTTGGACAAACAGTATAGTGTCATGAAGGAACTGTCAGAGTTACAAATTGAGCAAGAAGATGAAAATAATGATGTTTACCATAACTCCAAAGTAAACGATTGGTTGAGTGAAAATCCTACACAGCAAGTTTCCGTGCATACCGATTCGGAAGAAAGCGGTGATAGTTTCTTGGAAGAAGACAGTGATAGAAATTCAGAAACATTCGAAAATAGCACAGATGATGCTGGATCCGATGAAGCTTCCGTCTCAAAACGAAGTTTCAAGCCAGAATTTCTTTCGACACCGAAAAAAGGGAAGTCCCGACACAAGAGTAATAAGCATTTTACAGTTACAGGCAGCAACCAGATTtcctgtcgtaaaaggccacaaaaatag